CCCATCCTTCTATGGGAAATgacaacattggaagtctagaaaagttttctctatgcaagagaaaggctgaatcttagatagtcccatgtaccattctagaagaatccatatgtttctactgccaaaagagAGGGCATTGGTTATGAAGCTTCCCCGaatacctaagagatctaagagatgggagatttAAGATGTATGACTCtccttcaggtaaaatccactatctaactctattaagttttctattttagattcttaatacatgatgtgataagattgcattttgatgtgttgtaggatcgaagaaaagagaggaagattataggaagaagtgagctgagtctgatcgcgatTGATTGGATCTTAAGATGCtacttagagttatgatagattgcttaggcatatgtaatagcatagttttcatttgaatttgcattgtaaggacaagtttatccgaacctttttataaataaaataaaattttgagttttgtcttatttatatatccttgcaatgttatttatgaaaattgatgcttgtgtgtttctattgtaagcaatattaagtggatgtgattcttatttatgttatttatggtagtgtcataatttttctaagtaaggaaagattacCATCGCCCAAGTATCAATTTTACAGAAGcttgaaatcatatgatttgaatcatgtgatgtatggaaatcttggtgcttaggaaattaagactaattccttgatcacacaagtatgtgattcaagtgaaggactaaaggactagaacacaatgttctacactggtcaagtccaccacaaataacaataagactattcgtcatgatttactaaaagtctagtaaataggattatgcttacaagattaagtataattatgagttattgaaaagtttcaataatagcagaacgaataagaagaatcaattaggcagaaagataaaagtttctataATCtggaaagaagggagagtacgtttgtatcttgttttatgatcgtcttattgattgtgaaaccatatcacaattgatcctctaggtaagccttagtgcactagtatgctaagaagaggaatcagagattgttgaaatggtttaatcaaaaggtgaatcatacttcgttccaaaatcaattattagagtcatactccaagattgtgacttgagagACACATCTTAAGAAActctaacacactcatcaaatgtgaagcataaaattgtttttcttactgttgcacgtttgaaattggtaaattatgatgtcttggataagacaaagaccaactaataccaattgtgtgtagtgtttgtcttgataagaatctgcactaactcttgaatatttgtttgtcaagaaatgtttcttgataagagaatcttatatgtcaagaggtcagtgggagtctaaatgatcttgaaaaaggttcgagaactaatcaagagtaaacctattagatattagcgcacgacttgaggtttgtaacctatactgttgacaaaattttatttctatgccattccagtaaagttacttatgtatatgagttctacgagttctcaattaaCTGCATAAgggcaagcaccttgttcaatgaaagtacattgactagtataggtgagctgctaaataacttggaagcaatggtgggacccttaatgacaagaaattaagaatgaacaagttctgtccatatgagtttggatttgtcacaaacattgtcttatgattatgattatgacaaattcacatggataggaacacatacaccataaaatataattgtcataaggtttctctccattgCATGAAaacgattgtgaggaaatgctttcactaagagagattcttttctctgaatccaccactCACTCTCTTTCGGGTAGGTTTAACAAGAAAGTAAAAGCAATCTCCTCAACCTAGAAAGAGAACTCCGggatcttctttttcttcttaagAACCCGAAGGCGGTAGATCAATGTCTTCCGTCTTCGTCTGCTAGAACCTTCAAGGAAGATGCAAAAGGCAGTACAGATGATAAGAGCATCTTTGCGTCTTCTCGTCTGGATCTATATAGGGGATCGAATGCATTTGAACTCCTTCTATCTAGCGCTCTCAAGCTGAGGTAACTCGAAGCTTTGAATGGCTCCTGCCTAGCTTCCTTCCAGTGATTAGAGTCTTCTGTGGACGGTAGAACGGGGAGAGGGGGAAGGGGGAAGCAGGGCTCGAAGAACGAGCCGAGCCGTGCAAGGACGCGGGGATATAGCAAGTAAGCAGAAAGGTTCTTTAGGACCGACTACAACAAGCTCACGACTCTAATAGAAAGAAAGGGTAAGCTCTCTGCTCTATTTGCTTGCAATGCTATGCCTATCAAAGTAGGCGAACGCTTCTGTAACCTTAGACTCGTTACGCTGTTCAGGGGAAGAGAAGGTCTTGCAAGTTGGAGAGCATATGAGATTTATCCATCGCAGCATTGCATCTATCGACTGAACAAAGTAACTTTCGAAGTGGACTGGGAAGGAATGCGAATAGGTATTTCAATTGTTGGACTAAATGAATAGGCAAGGAAGGCAAGGCACTTGACTGAAAGGTCCTACCCGACTCATTCTTAGGACAGGCTTAGCTCTAGCTATCTAAAATGAAGAAATTGTACAAGGGAGAAatcctatttcacaaagtaactTCTCAAAGGTCGAAGGCGTAGTATCGATTGCTTGTGTTGGACTACCTTTATAGGATAGATCTGATATACTGTTAGGTTTTGGTTGGACTGCTTTGTACGGAATTCACTGAGATTGACTTTAGATATCGCATTTCCGGTATAGCATTTACTGTTCGAGATTTCCGGTATGTAATTGACTCGTATATAAAGAAAGAAAGTCTTTCAATTCCTAGTTCGATATTCCAGATATTCCATTAGAATGACTGATGTTGGACTAgctgtgttcttttaatggtttcagTACCTGCGGGATTATTAACAGTACCTTTTTTAGAGAATGTTAATAAATTCCAAAATCCATTTCGTCGTCCAGTAGCGACAACCGTATTTTTGATTGGTACCGCAGTGGCCCTTTGGTTGGGTATTGGTGCAACATTACCTATTGATAAATCCCTAACTTTAGGTCTTTTTTAAATTGATTCAATTGTGAAATAAAATATCACGACGTATGTATCTAGGGAACAGTCGCTTCAAAGTGAATTCTCCCTAGATACATCTATTCAATTAAATTATGAATCTATGCCAATTCCGAATATATGAATTGTCCTAAAGATTCAAAACCTATTTTCGGCCTTTTTctaaaaaaaagatgaaaaaaaaatccaatgaatttaaaacttatttttcgGTAAATCAATTACGAAATTTTTTTCTAGAATGCCTAAAATTTGTTTGACATCTTCTATGCGAAAATGTTCCATTTTCATAAGATCTTCTTGACTGTTATTCAAAAGGTCCAACAATGTATATATATTGGACCTTTTGAGGCAATTATAGATCCTGGGAGGCAATTCTGATTGGTCAATAAAAATCGATTTCAAcgccatttttttttattttttgttagttTAGCCAATTTATCATAAAAGGTAAAAGGGGGTAAAGGAACCATGTGTTGATTGCCCTCTAAATTTAAATTTTCTTCTTTGGTATGTAAAAAGGGAATCAATAAATCAATCAAATTCCGGGAGGCTTCATAAAGTGCTTCTTTAGGAGTTAAACTTCCATTTGTCCATATTTCGAGAAATAGTATCTCTTTGTTACCATTttcataagaatgaatactatgatTCGCATTTCGAACAGGCATGAATACAGGATCTATAGGATAACTTCCATCTTGAAAGGTATTTGGCGCTTTTATAAGATATCCGCGATTCTTCTCTATCTGTAATCCAATAACCAACTCAATGGGTTCCGTCAAGCTAGCTATATGCTGTGTATTATCGAGGATTTCTACATAAGGCGGTAAGATGATATCTTGAGCAGTTACATATCCGGGGCCCCTGACACAAATAGACGCCTCACAAGTTCCATAGAGATTACTTCTCAATACGATttcttttaaattcattaaaatttcatgtactgattcttgaataCCCATTATGGTAGAATATTCGTGTGATATTTTCTCAGATTTTGCGCGTGTGATACATGTTCCTTCGATTTCTCCAAGCAAAGCTCTTCGCATAGCAATGCCTATTGTGTCTGCTTGACCTTTCATAAGCGGAGACAGAATAAAGCGCCCATAAAGAAGACGCTTACTGTCTGCTGCTGATTCAACACACTTCCACTATAGTGTCCGAGTAGATACTGTTATTTTCTCTCGAaccataataatattatttgatcagATCATTGAATCATTtatttctcttgtttctcttcctttGTTTCTCTTGCTATTGAAATATCTTCAATTTTTATTTCTACACACGTCTTTTTTTCGGGGGTCTGATCATAGGTGAAATCCAACCCCTTCTCTGCTCCTTTCCTGACCCTTTCTAAGCTCTTGGATCCTGCCCTGCGCCTCTCTAGGCTTCGCTATCGCTCATGACTGGTATATGGATCTCTCTCTATGTAGTGGTCGGCCTTCTAGAAGCTTCGCCAGAAGCGACTAGTCGCTTCCCGAATGGCTTTCAGTGCCCCTAGCACGAGATCATCGAGCTGCACTTGAATTAAGAGGTTGGGTAGCTCCCGAACCTTCTTAAACTTCTTCCCCGGATTTCTTCGAGACTTCAACTTCACTTCTCAATCGTCTAAAAGAAAAGGTGGTCTGTTCCTGGTAAAGGTATTTTTCTATTCACTGGACACCCACTGAAACGACCTCTATAGTTTAGGGCTCAAACGGCGGCTCTGTCCTACCTTACTTCTCAACCAAACCAGATTAAGCAAAGCACGCAAAGACGTCCACTGTCTATTCATGTTATTCTTTTTATCCTCGAGCGGCGGTGGGGCCTATTGATTCGGGGGCATCAAAGACAGATCTTATGGCGAGATCGAGGAAGTGTGGTGTGGTGGGCGAAGCGCTAGTGCCCTATATATAAGGCGCTTGCCTCTCTTGTTTGAACTACTTGATAATTAGACTTTCGCGGAGATGCCTGGTATAGATACCTTCTTACTACATTCTCAGACGGACTTTTTTTCTAATTGTTTTGAATTCACTTGACAGAGATGCCAGGGCAAGCTCACTTGGAGTGATAGACCTTGTTTTCCCGCTTTATTCTCTCTGAGTTACGGCAAAGGTAGTTCGGTAAGCCTCGTCATCTAGTATGACCAAAGCA
The genomic region above belongs to Lactuca sativa cultivar Salinas chromosome 4, Lsat_Salinas_v11, whole genome shotgun sequence and contains:
- the LOC128133279 gene encoding DNA-directed RNA polymerase subunit alpha-like; its protein translation is MKGQADTIGIAMRRALLGEIEGTCITRAKSEKISHEYSTIMGIQESVHEILMNLKEIVLRSNLYGTCEASICVRGPGYVTAQDIILPPYVEILDNTQHIASLTEPIELVIGLQIEKNRGYLIKAPNTFQDGSYPIDPVFMPVRNANHSIHSYENGNKEILFLEIWTNGSLTPKEALYEASRNLIDLLIPFLHTKEENLNLEGNQHMVPLPPFTFYDKLAKLTKNKKKWR